In the Pseudolabrys taiwanensis genome, one interval contains:
- a CDS encoding HigA family addiction module antitoxin, translated as MAKKLAPVHPGEVLREEFLKPLDLTPYAVAAAIGVPRTRVERLAREETPVTADTALRLGKFFKTSPAFWMNMQAQYDLEVASDELAPEIKKISAYKAA; from the coding sequence ATGGCCAAGAAGCTTGCACCCGTTCACCCTGGTGAAGTCCTGCGGGAGGAGTTTCTGAAACCCCTCGACTTGACGCCCTACGCCGTCGCGGCCGCGATCGGGGTGCCGCGCACTCGTGTCGAGCGGCTTGCGCGGGAGGAGACGCCAGTCACCGCCGACACGGCGTTGCGTCTCGGCAAATTCTTCAAGACGTCGCCGGCGTTCTGGATGAACATGCAGGCTCAGTACGACCTAGAGGTCGCCAGCGATGAGTTGGCACCGGAGATCAAGAAGATATCCGCGTACAAAGCGGCGTAA
- a CDS encoding 5-(carboxyamino)imidazole ribonucleotide synthase, with amino-acid sequence MLLKVGATIGILGGGQLARMLALAAAPLGLRCHVYSPEKNSCAFDVVHDYTIGDFEDEDALARFADAVDVVTYEFENVPAKTAAFLSRRKRKPVLPDPKVLALTQDRLVEKDYVASLGIATAPYAAVNSAAELHEAIDKIGLPAVLKTRTLGYDGKGQAKIMKASEADAAWRALRGVPCILEGFVKFEREVSVIAARGADGQVECFEVTENVHRDHILHISTVPAKVSPALGAEAKRVATKIAKAFGYVGVMGVEMFVVRRKGAQHVLVNEIAPRVHNSGHWTIDGATVSQFEQHMRAVAGLPLAKPLRLGKKVEMINLIGDEILDTARWLKQPGTSLHVYGKGKPSPRRKMGHVTRVWPGK; translated from the coding sequence GTGTTGCTGAAAGTCGGCGCGACCATCGGAATCCTCGGCGGCGGGCAACTGGCGCGCATGTTGGCCTTGGCGGCGGCGCCGCTCGGCCTGCGCTGCCACGTCTATTCGCCGGAAAAGAACTCCTGCGCCTTCGACGTGGTGCATGACTACACCATCGGCGACTTCGAGGATGAAGACGCGCTCGCGCGCTTTGCCGACGCGGTCGATGTCGTCACCTACGAATTCGAAAACGTGCCGGCGAAGACCGCGGCCTTTTTGAGCCGGCGCAAGCGCAAGCCGGTGCTGCCGGATCCGAAGGTGCTGGCGCTGACGCAGGACCGGCTGGTCGAAAAGGACTACGTCGCCTCGCTCGGCATCGCCACCGCGCCTTACGCAGCGGTGAACAGCGCCGCCGAACTCCACGAGGCGATCGACAAGATCGGCCTGCCCGCGGTCTTGAAGACGCGCACGCTCGGCTACGACGGCAAAGGCCAGGCCAAGATCATGAAGGCGTCGGAGGCCGACGCCGCCTGGCGCGCCTTGCGCGGCGTGCCCTGCATCCTGGAAGGCTTCGTGAAGTTCGAGCGCGAGGTCTCGGTGATCGCCGCGCGCGGCGCCGACGGCCAGGTCGAGTGCTTCGAAGTCACCGAGAACGTGCACCGCGACCACATCCTGCACATCTCCACCGTGCCGGCGAAGGTCTCGCCCGCGCTCGGCGCGGAAGCCAAGCGCGTCGCCACCAAGATCGCCAAGGCCTTCGGCTATGTCGGCGTGATGGGCGTCGAGATGTTCGTCGTGCGCCGCAAGGGCGCGCAGCACGTGCTGGTCAACGAGATCGCGCCGCGCGTGCACAATTCCGGCCACTGGACCATCGACGGCGCGACGGTGTCGCAGTTCGAGCAGCACATGCGCGCGGTGGCGGGCCTGCCGCTGGCGAAGCCGCTGCGCCTCGGCAAGAAAGTCGAGATGATCAACCTGATCGGCGACGAGATCCTCGACACCGCGCGCTGGCTGAAACAGCCGGGCACGTCGCTGCACGTCTACGGCAAGGGCAAGCCCAGCCCGCGCCGCAAGATGGGGCATGTGACAAGGGTGTGGCCGGGGAAGTAG
- the purE gene encoding 5-(carboxyamino)imidazole ribonucleotide mutase, with product MATKPVAIIMGSQSDWTTMKHAADTLDALKIGYDARIVSAHRTPKRLYEFAHGARDAGFKVIIAGAGGAAHLPGMTASMTPLPVLGVPVNTHALEGKDSLLSILQMPGGIPVGTLAIGKAGAINAALLAAAILGLSDGKVAKRLDQWRTQQTKAVAKRPKD from the coding sequence ATGGCTACGAAACCGGTCGCGATCATCATGGGCAGCCAGTCGGACTGGACCACGATGAAGCACGCCGCCGACACGCTCGACGCGCTCAAGATCGGCTACGACGCGCGCATCGTCTCCGCCCATCGCACGCCGAAGCGGCTCTATGAATTCGCGCACGGCGCGCGGGACGCCGGCTTCAAGGTGATCATCGCCGGCGCCGGCGGCGCGGCGCACCTGCCGGGCATGACGGCGTCGATGACGCCGCTGCCGGTGCTCGGCGTGCCGGTGAATACCCACGCGCTTGAAGGTAAGGATTCGCTGCTGTCGATCTTGCAGATGCCCGGCGGCATCCCGGTCGGCACCCTGGCGATCGGCAAAGCCGGCGCGATCAACGCCGCGCTGCTGGCCGCCGCCATCCTCGGCCTCTCCGACGGCAAAGTCGCCAAGCGGCTCGATCAGTGGCGCACACAGCAGACCAAAGCGGTCGCCAAGCGCCCGAAGGATTGA
- a CDS encoding GGDEF domain-containing protein, with protein sequence MQTEVERLRQELAEAHRRIAELEARADVDPLLDILNRRGFERELARSLAYVQRYSTAAALMFIDLDGFKAVNDRHGHAVGDALLKAVAAALTGHVRASDVVGRLGGDEFGVVMWNVEGSSAVAKALALEQLIGEAHVPHGAMRLSVGASAGVVSLATTSDLTQILDAADRAMYARKRERRG encoded by the coding sequence TTGCAGACCGAGGTCGAGCGGCTGCGTCAGGAGCTGGCCGAGGCCCATCGGCGCATCGCCGAGCTCGAGGCGCGGGCCGACGTCGATCCTTTGCTCGATATCCTGAACCGCCGCGGCTTCGAGCGCGAACTGGCCCGCTCGCTCGCTTACGTGCAGCGCTACAGCACGGCGGCGGCGCTGATGTTCATCGACCTCGACGGCTTCAAGGCGGTCAACGACCGCCACGGCCATGCCGTCGGCGACGCGCTGCTCAAGGCGGTGGCGGCGGCGCTGACCGGCCATGTGCGCGCGTCGGACGTGGTCGGGCGGCTCGGCGGCGACGAGTTCGGTGTCGTGATGTGGAATGTCGAAGGCAGCAGCGCCGTGGCCAAGGCACTGGCCCTGGAGCAGCTGATCGGAGAAGCCCACGTGCCCCATGGCGCGATGCGTTTGAGCGTCGGCGCCAGCGCGGGTGTGGTATCGCTGGCGACGACCAGCGACCTGACGCAAATCCTCGATGCCGCCGACCGCGCGATGTACGCGCGCAAGCGCGAGCGCAGGGGGTGA
- a CDS encoding YdcH family protein — MTEEEEGALRTQLARLQQEHRDLDAAIAALAASPASDLLQVQRLKKRKLVLRDSIRLIEDQLTPDIIA, encoded by the coding sequence ATGACGGAAGAAGAAGAAGGCGCGCTGAGAACGCAACTGGCGCGTTTACAACAGGAGCATCGCGACCTGGACGCGGCCATCGCCGCTCTCGCCGCATCGCCCGCCTCGGATCTGCTCCAAGTGCAGCGGCTGAAGAAGCGCAAACTGGTGCTGCGCGATTCGATTCGGCTGATCGAAGACCAGCTCACCCCGGACATCATCGCTTAG
- a CDS encoding YdcH family protein, whose translation MSMQSHLAELEKRHKALEVEINDCLAHPAVDDLKVVELKRKKLLVKDEIARLRINVYASVH comes from the coding sequence ATGTCGATGCAATCGCACCTTGCGGAACTTGAAAAGCGGCACAAGGCACTCGAAGTCGAAATCAACGATTGCCTGGCCCACCCCGCGGTCGACGACTTGAAAGTCGTGGAACTCAAACGAAAAAAGCTGCTGGTAAAGGACGAGATAGCGCGTCTGCGTATCAACGTTTACGCCAGCGTGCACTGA
- a CDS encoding Bug family tripartite tricarboxylate transporter substrate binding protein: MRFRAAFMLAAVAALFAVSAPAAAASDYPVRSITLVVPYPAGGGVDSMARVVALKLSDALKQQVVVENRGGGGGTVGTKFVARAAPDGYTLLLGHTGTISINPALYTNLAIDPEKEFAPIGLVASMPVALLAHPSFEGKTVADLIKLAKDKPGALNIGTSAMGTGGYMAAELFKTVAGVDVAIIPYKGTAPVMNDLLGGHVPVAFGVLPPALGNIQAGKLRVVAVTSKKRFSLLPDVPTFDENGLPGFDAVLHYGVLAPAGTPKEIVDKLSVELRKLVATDEVKQRIHMEGGDPLASTPEEYAADIASEAQKWGGLVKKLGLKVE; this comes from the coding sequence ATGCGCTTTCGCGCCGCTTTTATGCTCGCCGCCGTCGCGGCGTTGTTCGCCGTATCCGCGCCGGCTGCCGCCGCCAGCGATTACCCGGTTCGCTCGATCACCTTGGTGGTCCCTTACCCCGCCGGGGGCGGGGTCGATTCCATGGCGCGCGTGGTGGCCCTGAAGCTGTCCGACGCGTTGAAGCAGCAGGTGGTGGTCGAGAACCGCGGCGGCGGCGGCGGTACCGTCGGCACCAAGTTCGTGGCGCGCGCCGCGCCGGACGGCTACACGCTGCTGCTCGGCCACACCGGCACGATCTCGATCAATCCCGCGCTCTACACCAATCTGGCGATCGATCCGGAGAAGGAGTTCGCGCCGATCGGCCTCGTCGCGTCGATGCCGGTGGCGCTGCTCGCGCATCCCTCGTTCGAGGGCAAGACCGTCGCCGACCTGATCAAGCTCGCCAAGGACAAACCGGGCGCGCTCAACATCGGCACGTCCGCCATGGGCACCGGCGGTTACATGGCCGCGGAGCTGTTCAAGACGGTCGCCGGCGTCGATGTCGCCATCATCCCCTATAAAGGTACCGCGCCGGTGATGAACGACCTGCTCGGCGGCCACGTGCCGGTCGCCTTCGGCGTGTTGCCGCCGGCGCTGGGCAATATTCAGGCGGGCAAGCTGCGCGTCGTTGCCGTCACCAGCAAGAAGCGTTTCTCGCTGCTGCCGGACGTGCCGACCTTCGACGAGAACGGCCTGCCGGGCTTCGACGCGGTGCTGCATTACGGCGTGCTGGCGCCGGCCGGCACGCCCAAGGAGATCGTCGACAAACTGAGTGTGGAATTGCGCAAGCTGGTGGCGACCGACGAGGTGAAGCAGCGCATCCACATGGAGGGCGGCGATCCGCTGGCCTCCACGCCGGAGGAGTATGCCGCCGACATCGCCAGTGAGGCCCAGAAGTGGGGCGGTCTGGTGAAAAAGCTCGGTCTGAAGGTGGAATAG
- a CDS encoding crotonase/enoyl-CoA hydratase family protein produces MPDILITDDGPVRVIRMNRPEKKNALTLAMYDAMAEAIETVANDAAIRCLVIAGHESVFCAGNDLNDFVAMAQGGGGLGAPILRFLHALARCDIPVVAAVNGAAVGVGTTMLLHCDQVIAGESASFSTPFVGLGLVPEAASSLIAPRLMGHARAFSLLVMGKRLSATDAKDAGIVNLVVPPAAVDGEALTAARTIAALPAEGVKIARRLMRGAPDEIAARIDAEADAFKKRLGSAEAQAAFAAFFSRKR; encoded by the coding sequence ATGCCCGACATCCTCATCACCGACGACGGCCCGGTTCGCGTCATCCGCATGAACCGGCCGGAGAAGAAGAACGCGCTGACGCTCGCCATGTATGACGCCATGGCGGAGGCGATCGAGACCGTCGCGAACGACGCCGCCATCCGCTGCCTCGTCATCGCCGGGCACGAGAGCGTCTTCTGCGCCGGCAACGATCTCAACGACTTCGTCGCCATGGCGCAGGGCGGCGGCGGGCTCGGCGCGCCGATCCTGCGTTTCCTGCACGCGCTGGCGCGTTGCGACATCCCGGTGGTGGCGGCCGTCAACGGCGCGGCCGTCGGCGTCGGCACCACCATGCTGCTGCATTGCGACCAGGTGATCGCGGGCGAGAGCGCGAGTTTCTCGACGCCTTTCGTCGGCCTCGGCCTCGTGCCGGAGGCGGCCTCGAGCCTGATCGCGCCGCGGCTGATGGGCCACGCGCGCGCTTTCTCGCTGCTGGTGATGGGCAAACGCTTGAGCGCGACCGATGCCAAGGACGCCGGCATCGTCAACCTGGTCGTGCCGCCGGCCGCGGTCGATGGCGAGGCGCTCACCGCGGCGCGGACAATCGCGGCCTTGCCGGCGGAGGGCGTGAAGATCGCCCGCCGCCTGATGCGCGGCGCGCCGGACGAGATTGCGGCGCGCATCGACGCGGAAGCGGACGCGTTCAAGAAACGTCTCGGCTCGGCCGAGGCGCAGGCCGCCTTCGCGGCGTTTTTCAGCAGGAAGCGCTGA
- a CDS encoding D-alanyl-D-alanine carboxypeptidase family protein, which translates to MLLEERIARGASALLIVVAAVACASPAFAAEPAAYVLDATTGRALYAQHGESRRYPASLTKMMTLYLLFGDLERKRVSLDTQFRVSKHAAAQAPVKLWLKPGDTISASDAIRALVTISANDVAATIAENLAGSEVAFARRMTRTARQLGMRHTQFRNASGLPAKGQVTTAHDMALLGAALQARFPAYYRYFKTTRFAYRGRVYRGHNHLLSRFKHVDGIKTGFTRASGFNIVTSFRRHGRKMIVVVMGGPTYRARDARAAGLIKRYAGRLRRDKGYFASLMTGVRRADAHPAKPKPQTVQVAAAGAFSVRVADVVSIRVGALPTRDAAEALIAATKPVVSRLLDGAEAQTKRVERDGKTYFRAAYAGFDDVDAANKACALLKRHDFSCYAAVRPAAATAAN; encoded by the coding sequence ATGCTTTTAGAAGAACGGATCGCCCGCGGCGCGTCGGCCCTGCTGATCGTCGTCGCGGCCGTCGCCTGCGCATCGCCCGCCTTCGCCGCCGAACCCGCCGCCTATGTGCTCGATGCGACGACCGGCCGCGCCCTCTATGCGCAGCATGGCGAGAGCCGCCGCTATCCGGCATCGCTGACAAAAATGATGACGCTCTACCTGCTGTTCGGCGACCTCGAACGCAAGCGCGTCTCGCTCGACACGCAGTTCCGCGTTTCCAAGCACGCCGCGGCACAGGCGCCGGTGAAATTGTGGCTTAAACCCGGCGACACGATCTCGGCCAGCGACGCCATTCGCGCGCTGGTGACGATCTCAGCGAACGATGTCGCCGCCACGATCGCGGAAAATCTCGCCGGCAGCGAAGTCGCGTTCGCGCGGCGCATGACGCGCACGGCGCGCCAGCTCGGCATGCGGCACACGCAGTTCCGCAACGCATCCGGGCTGCCGGCCAAAGGACAAGTCACGACCGCGCACGATATGGCGCTGCTCGGCGCCGCGTTGCAGGCCCGGTTCCCGGCATACTATCGCTACTTCAAGACGACGCGCTTTGCCTATCGCGGCCGCGTGTATCGCGGTCACAATCATCTGTTGAGCCGCTTCAAGCACGTCGACGGTATCAAGACCGGCTTCACGCGCGCGTCAGGCTTCAACATCGTGACCTCGTTCCGCCGGCACGGCCGCAAGATGATCGTCGTCGTCATGGGTGGCCCGACCTATCGGGCGCGCGACGCACGCGCCGCCGGCCTCATCAAGCGCTATGCGGGCCGCCTGCGCCGCGACAAAGGCTATTTCGCCTCGTTGATGACGGGCGTGCGGCGCGCCGACGCGCATCCGGCAAAGCCAAAGCCGCAGACCGTCCAGGTAGCGGCCGCGGGCGCCTTCAGCGTTCGCGTCGCCGATGTGGTGTCGATCCGCGTCGGCGCCTTGCCGACGCGTGACGCGGCCGAAGCGCTGATCGCCGCGACGAAGCCGGTGGTGAGCCGTCTCCTCGATGGCGCCGAGGCGCAGACCAAACGCGTCGAACGAGACGGCAAGACTTACTTCCGCGCCGCCTACGCCGGATTTGACGATGTCGACGCGGCGAACAAAGCCTGCGCGCTGCTGAAGCGGCACGACTTTTCGTGCTACGCGGCGGTGCGCCCGGCGGCCGCGACGGCGGCGAACTGA
- a CDS encoding SH3 domain-containing protein: protein MAGALWIGNVTGLPVPRFVSVKSKPANVRVGPGVRYPLQWTFVRRFVPVEVTAEFGQWRRVRDWDGSEGWILGAFLSGRRTALVAPWQHGKTAPLRSRAASAARVVAQLQDKVLVSVEGCDGRWCEVRVKGKDGFVRQTQLWGVYPGEKI from the coding sequence ATGGCCGGCGCGCTGTGGATCGGCAACGTCACGGGACTGCCGGTTCCACGCTTCGTCTCGGTCAAGTCGAAGCCGGCGAATGTGCGCGTCGGTCCGGGCGTGCGCTATCCGCTGCAATGGACCTTCGTGCGCCGCTTCGTGCCGGTCGAGGTGACGGCGGAGTTCGGACAGTGGCGCCGCGTCCGCGATTGGGACGGCAGCGAAGGCTGGATCCTCGGCGCATTCCTCTCCGGACGCCGCACCGCGCTCGTCGCGCCTTGGCAGCATGGCAAGACGGCACCGTTGCGCAGCCGCGCCGCGTCGGCCGCGCGGGTGGTCGCGCAACTGCAGGACAAAGTCCTCGTCAGCGTCGAAGGATGCGACGGCCGGTGGTGCGAGGTCCGCGTCAAGGGCAAGGATGGCTTTGTCCGCCAGACGCAGCTGTGGGGCGTGTATCCCGGGGAGAAGATTTGA
- a CDS encoding DUF4268 domain-containing protein, with the protein MTAATPLARLERISLRTAWPNEASNFTPWLAQKENLDLLAEKIGIPLVLEAVEKQVGPFYADILAKEPDTERWVIIENQITPTDHPHLGQLLTYAAGLDARTIIWIAEEFREEHRAAIDFLNRATTEEFAFFGVQVELYKIGNSPYAPDFSIVAKPNDWSKRTQTAKQAASEAENESQRAWREYWGALIAAAKDRYAALAERSPYRSNWQTFETIRGGNPSFVLNASFPWDRSLRLEIYIDKSLAKTAFKSLREQKDKIEKEFGSPLAWEELPDAQASRIALYMPGDEKRRDSGDWTKQHEWLLTWAPKLSAAARPFIASLQFPDFLK; encoded by the coding sequence ATGACTGCAGCTACTCCACTTGCACGCCTAGAAAGGATTAGCCTTCGAACTGCCTGGCCAAATGAAGCATCCAATTTCACGCCTTGGCTAGCGCAAAAAGAGAATCTCGATCTCTTGGCAGAAAAGATAGGCATCCCGCTGGTCCTCGAAGCGGTAGAGAAACAGGTTGGGCCCTTTTACGCTGATATTCTTGCAAAGGAGCCGGACACCGAGAGATGGGTAATAATTGAGAACCAAATCACGCCTACCGATCACCCGCATTTAGGTCAACTTCTGACGTACGCCGCTGGTTTGGACGCTCGTACGATTATATGGATCGCGGAAGAGTTCCGAGAAGAGCATCGAGCCGCAATTGATTTCTTAAATCGCGCAACAACGGAGGAATTTGCTTTTTTTGGTGTCCAGGTTGAGCTTTATAAAATTGGCAACAGTCCCTATGCTCCCGATTTCTCGATTGTGGCGAAGCCAAATGACTGGAGCAAACGTACTCAGACTGCAAAACAAGCGGCGTCCGAGGCAGAAAACGAATCTCAACGCGCTTGGAGGGAGTATTGGGGCGCGCTCATTGCGGCAGCAAAAGATCGATACGCCGCGCTAGCTGAACGTAGTCCATACCGTAGCAACTGGCAGACATTCGAAACCATTCGAGGCGGCAATCCGAGCTTTGTTCTGAACGCAAGCTTTCCTTGGGATCGCAGTCTTCGCTTAGAGATCTACATAGACAAGTCGCTGGCAAAAACTGCATTTAAATCTTTGCGCGAGCAAAAGGACAAGATTGAAAAAGAGTTCGGATCTCCGTTGGCATGGGAGGAGTTGCCCGACGCTCAAGCGTCAAGAATTGCCCTTTACATGCCAGGCGACGAAAAGCGGAGGGATAGTGGCGACTGGACAAAGCAGCACGAATGGCTTTTGACGTGGGCCCCCAAATTAAGTGCTGCCGCTCGGCCGTTTATTGCCAGTCTTCAATTTCCGGACTTTTTGAAGTAG
- a CDS encoding acyl-CoA synthetase, with the protein MATTPYDIDLDRNPANYQPLTPLGFLERAASVFPQHTAIVHGRLRRSYADFYARTRRLASALAKRGITRGDTVSVMLANTPAMLEAHYGVPMVKAVLNTLNTRLDAAIIAFSLDHAEAKVVITDREFSKVMADALALCKVKPLVIDYDDPEYAGAGERLGTIEYEDFLAEGEPDFAWSMPDDEWDAITLNYTSGTTGDPKGVVYHHRGAHLLAVGNIVTCAMGKHPVYLWTLPMFHCNGWCFPWSISVVAGTHVCLRYVRAAAMYDAIASHKVTHLCGAPIVMATLLNAPDAEKKPLPHTVEFFTAAAPPPEAVLAAMKEAGFNVTHLYGLTECYGPSVVNDWHDAWDALPAAEQAALKSRQGVRYGALEALDVRDPESLAPVPRDGTTLGEVMMRGNVVMKGYLKNKAATDKAFDGGWFHTGDLGVMYPDGYLQLKDRSKDIIISGGENISSIEVEDALYKHPAVLAVAVVAKADEKWGETPCAFVELKVGAQASPDELVQWCKKHLAGYKVPRHVVFAEIPKTSTGKIQKFKLREMTKGV; encoded by the coding sequence ATGGCGACGACGCCTTACGATATCGATCTCGACCGCAACCCGGCCAATTACCAGCCGCTGACGCCGCTCGGTTTCCTGGAGCGCGCGGCGTCCGTGTTTCCGCAGCACACGGCGATCGTCCACGGCAGGCTGCGCCGCTCCTACGCCGACTTCTACGCGCGCACGCGGCGGCTCGCCTCGGCGCTGGCCAAGCGCGGCATCACGCGCGGCGACACCGTCTCGGTGATGCTGGCGAACACGCCGGCCATGTTGGAGGCCCATTACGGCGTGCCGATGGTGAAGGCCGTGCTCAACACGCTCAACACCCGGCTGGATGCCGCGATCATCGCCTTCTCGCTCGACCATGCCGAGGCGAAGGTGGTCATCACCGACCGCGAATTTTCAAAGGTGATGGCCGACGCGCTGGCGCTGTGCAAAGTGAAGCCGCTGGTCATCGACTACGACGATCCGGAGTATGCCGGTGCCGGCGAGCGGCTCGGCACTATCGAATACGAGGATTTCCTCGCCGAGGGCGAACCCGATTTCGCGTGGTCCATGCCGGACGATGAATGGGACGCCATCACGCTCAATTATACGAGCGGCACCACCGGCGACCCGAAGGGCGTCGTCTACCATCATCGCGGCGCGCATCTCCTCGCCGTCGGCAACATCGTCACCTGCGCCATGGGCAAGCATCCGGTGTATCTGTGGACGCTGCCGATGTTCCACTGCAACGGCTGGTGCTTCCCGTGGTCGATTTCGGTCGTCGCCGGCACGCATGTGTGCCTGCGCTATGTGCGCGCGGCGGCGATGTACGACGCCATCGCCAGCCACAAGGTGACGCATCTGTGCGGTGCGCCGATCGTGATGGCGACCTTGCTCAACGCCCCCGACGCTGAGAAGAAGCCGTTGCCGCACACGGTCGAATTCTTCACCGCCGCGGCGCCGCCGCCGGAAGCCGTGCTCGCCGCGATGAAAGAGGCGGGCTTCAACGTCACGCATCTCTACGGGCTGACCGAATGCTACGGGCCTTCGGTGGTCAATGACTGGCATGACGCATGGGACGCGTTGCCCGCCGCCGAGCAGGCGGCGCTGAAGTCGCGCCAGGGCGTGCGCTACGGCGCGCTGGAAGCGCTCGACGTGCGCGACCCGGAGAGCCTCGCGCCCGTGCCGCGCGACGGCACGACGCTGGGCGAGGTGATGATGCGCGGCAACGTGGTGATGAAGGGCTATCTCAAGAACAAGGCGGCGACCGACAAGGCCTTCGACGGCGGCTGGTTTCACACCGGCGATCTCGGCGTCATGTATCCCGACGGCTATCTCCAGCTCAAGGACCGCTCCAAGGACATCATCATCTCCGGCGGCGAGAACATCTCGTCGATCGAAGTCGAGGACGCGCTGTACAAGCACCCCGCGGTTCTGGCGGTCGCGGTCGTCGCCAAGGCCGACGAGAAGTGGGGCGAAACGCCGTGCGCCTTCGTCGAGCTCAAGGTCGGCGCGCAGGCGAGCCCCGACGAACTCGTGCAATGGTGCAAGAAGCATTTGGCCGGGTACAAGGTCCCGCGCCATGTGGTGTTCGCGGAAATCCCGAAGACGAGCACCGGCAAGATTCAGAAGTTCAAGCTGCGGGAAATGACGAAGGGGGTGTGA
- a CDS encoding class I SAM-dependent methyltransferase has product MLSLKPVVAAPAPCPICEAPAPLFGVVDFNRNCEIPDGVKLPLAGAPVYYRRCTACGFLFTDAFADWSHDDYKAHIYNDGYAAVDPDYQVSRPRGNAALVIKLFGDDRANRRVLDFGGGNDFLCAALREAGFGAAVTYDPFVPEHAAPPEGTWDLITCFETIEHMPDPVAGIGLIVDKLADPGLVLFSTLLQPADIETRGVGWWYVAPRNGHVSMFSRDAMIKAFAKHGCQTGSFNENMHVAFRTLPDYAKHLFK; this is encoded by the coding sequence ATGCTGAGTCTCAAGCCGGTCGTCGCCGCCCCCGCCCCTTGTCCGATCTGCGAAGCGCCCGCGCCGCTGTTCGGCGTCGTCGACTTCAACCGCAATTGCGAGATCCCGGACGGCGTCAAGCTGCCGCTCGCGGGCGCGCCGGTGTATTACCGCCGCTGCACGGCGTGCGGCTTCCTGTTCACCGACGCCTTCGCCGACTGGAGCCACGACGACTACAAGGCGCACATCTATAACGACGGCTACGCGGCGGTCGATCCGGACTACCAGGTGTCCCGTCCGCGCGGCAACGCCGCGCTGGTGATCAAACTGTTCGGCGACGACCGCGCCAACCGCCGCGTGCTCGATTTCGGCGGCGGCAACGACTTCCTCTGCGCCGCGCTGCGCGAGGCCGGCTTCGGCGCCGCCGTCACCTACGATCCCTTCGTGCCGGAGCACGCGGCGCCGCCCGAGGGCACCTGGGACCTCATCACCTGCTTCGAGACGATCGAGCACATGCCCGACCCGGTCGCCGGCATCGGCCTCATCGTCGACAAGCTCGCCGATCCGGGGCTCGTGCTGTTCTCGACGCTGCTGCAGCCGGCGGACATCGAAACGCGGGGCGTCGGTTGGTGGTATGTCGCGCCGCGCAACGGCCACGTGTCGATGTTCAGCCGCGACGCCATGATCAAGGCTTTCGCCAAACACGGCTGCCAGACCGGCTCGTTCAACGAGAACATGCACGTCGCCTTCCGCACCCTGCCCGACTACGCCAAGCACTTGTTCAAATAG
- a CDS encoding sulfite exporter TauE/SafE family protein: MTIITDPLFYALAIPAVVALGLSKGGFAGVGQMATPLVALAMPPLEAAAIMLPIMIVQDATAVWVYRREYNARILKIMIPGALAGIALAGLLASYISDSAVRIFIGVTTILFVLYSWIGPKKLAEETKTASVPAGVFWGAVSGFTSTICQAGGPPYQMYVLSQNLPKMVFVGTTAIMFATLNWVKVIPYAALGQFSSVGLMTSLALLPLAIVTNQLGFWLVRRTPQKVFYQVTMVLMLLISIELTREGVTDLWPR; encoded by the coding sequence GTGACCATCATCACCGATCCCCTGTTCTATGCGCTGGCCATTCCCGCCGTCGTGGCGCTCGGCCTGTCCAAAGGCGGCTTCGCCGGCGTCGGCCAGATGGCGACGCCGCTGGTCGCGCTGGCCATGCCGCCGCTCGAGGCCGCCGCCATCATGCTGCCGATCATGATCGTGCAGGACGCCACCGCCGTCTGGGTGTACCGCCGCGAGTACAACGCCCGCATCCTCAAGATCATGATCCCCGGCGCGCTCGCCGGCATCGCGCTGGCCGGTCTGCTCGCGTCTTATATTTCCGACTCCGCGGTGCGCATCTTCATCGGCGTCACCACCATCCTGTTCGTGCTGTATTCATGGATCGGCCCGAAGAAGCTCGCCGAGGAGACCAAGACCGCCAGTGTGCCGGCCGGCGTCTTCTGGGGCGCGGTGTCGGGCTTCACCTCGACCATCTGCCAGGCCGGCGGCCCGCCCTATCAGATGTACGTGCTGTCGCAGAACCTGCCGAAGATGGTGTTCGTCGGCACCACCGCCATCATGTTCGCCACGCTCAACTGGGTGAAGGTCATCCCTTACGCCGCGCTGGGGCAATTCTCCTCCGTCGGCCTGATGACCTCGCTGGCGCTGCTGCCGCTCGCCATCGTCACCAACCAGCTCGGCTTCTGGCTGGTGCGGCGCACGCCGCAGAAGGTGTTCTATCAAGTCACGATGGTGCTGATGCTGCTGATCTCGATCGAGCTGACGCGCGAGGGCGTGACCGATCTGTGGCCGCGCTGA